The Coregonus clupeaformis isolate EN_2021a chromosome 8, ASM2061545v1, whole genome shotgun sequence genome has a segment encoding these proteins:
- the LOC121571128 gene encoding protein ALP1-like isoform X1 — translation MKMENAAHFQSQLTSLMNAVVTAAVVEIVRLVEDSAVVLRQQLSKSKLENEALKVENESNKKKLHIFEGKSMAAKQRSVARRHVAEADGRKCNCVDDEFVHTKEDGKGEKTGVGLQSQEPAGQSQWKLLKVVTMEKDGLKVLRIKKEINDDTEHDTPSPMTYEQPCPKVDMVFDKEWSQSLWRDDRIDSKDRTEEKETPGSSMTQHQNGGLLQCSKLNPSSPILKVFCDPEQDTYPDYRLKRESLNYLFSLALTGQDRQTATFKILVFIYWLAHGTSYKTVSETFGIPLSNATSIVRDVADKLVKLSLKIVNKPSSGELALTVEGFGKLAHHPVFEKAVGAIGGCHVRVKIPGAPQPQQCPGDRPLPTINFQGVCDHTGSFIDVFAGLPGSMTDVRVLRHSPLYKCALYPPPGCFLLGNGGYPCLQTPVCLITPYSKSDQNPAHVQFNQHHAMALSSIERTFGIMKKRWHTIFLQPLELHPSFIPKVLAVCTVLHNICLRSGDVLEPVKIEDGSKVTEVLKEWLASNETSGEALRDSLAKQISTMKCMATVKDERGTSAPANMTAVQKEHAYNIVVMEH, via the exons ATGAAAATGGAGAATGCTGCCCACTTTCAAAGTCAGCTAACCTCTCTCATGAACGCGGTAGTGACGGCAGCGGTCGTGGAAATAGTCAGACTTGTAGAGGACAGTGCCGTGGTCCTTCGCCAACAGTTGTCCAAGAGTAAACTGGAGAACGAAGCATTAAAAGTCGAAAACGAATCGAATAAAAAGAAGCTGCACATTTTTGAAGGAAAGTCGATGGCGGCAAAGCAGCGTTCTGTTGCTCGTCGTCATGTAGCTGAAGCTGATGGCAGGAAATGTAACTGTGTGGATG ATGAATTTGTCCACACAAAAGAAGATGGAAAGGGAGAGAAGACAGGTGTAGGGCTGCAATCTCAGGAGCCGGCTGGCCAATCCCAG tggaaattgttaaaagttgtTACCATGGAGAAGGATGGATTAAAAGTACTTCGCATcaagaaggaaataaatgatgacaCAGAACATGACACACCATCTCCAATGACAT ATGAGCAGCCGTGTCccaaagtggacatggtgtttGATAAGGAGTGGAGCCAAAGCCTGTGGCGAGACGACAGAATAGACAGTAAAGACAGAACAGAGGAGAAAGAAACGCCAGGATCATCAATGACCCAGCATCAG AACGGAGGTCTACTTCAGTGCAGTAAGCTGAatccctcctctcccatcctcaAAGTCTTCTGTGACCCTGAACAAGACACGTATCCTGACTACCGACTAAAGAGGGAATCTCTGAATTATCTGTTCTCCTTGGCCCTGACTGGTCAAGACAGACAGACGGCAACGTTCAAGATCCTCGTCTTTATTTACTGGTTGGCCCACGGAACCTCCTATAAAACTGTCTCTGAGACTTTCGGAATCCCTCTGTCCAATGCCACCAGCATCGTCCGCGATGTTGCGGACAAACTGGTCAAGCTCTCCCTGAAGATTGTGAACAAGCCCTCTTCAGGCGAGCTGGCCCTCACGGTGGAAGGGTTCGGCAAGCTGGCCCATCACCCGGTGTTTGAGAAAGCTGTGGGGGCCATAGGTGGGTGCCACGTCAGGGTCAAGATCCCCGGTGCACCGCAACCCCAACAATGTCCAGGTGACCGGCCCCTCCCCACCATCAACTTCCAAGGGGTCTGCGACCACACGGGCAGCTTCATCGACGTCTTCGCAGGGCTGCCTGGGTCTATGACCGACGTGAGGGTCCTGAGGCACAGTCCCCTTTACAAATGTGCCCTCTACCCTCCACCTGGATGCTTCCTCCTGGGCAACGGTGGGTACCCTTGCCTACAGACGCCCGTGTGCCTCATCACACCCTATTCAAAGTCTGACCAGAACCCGGCGCACGTCCAGTTCAACCAGCACCACGCCATGGCTCTCTCCTCCATCGAGAGGACCTTTGGAATCATGAAGAAGCGCTGGCACACTATCTTCCTGCAGCCTCTTGAGCTCCACCCGAGCTTCATCCCCAAAGTGCTAGCGGTGTGCACCGTGCTGCATAACATCTGCCTCAGGTCGGGAGACGTGCTGGAGCCAGTGAAGATTGAGGACGGAAGCAAGGTGACAGAGGTTCTGAAGGAGTGGCTAGCATCCAATGAGACCAGCGGAGAGGCGTTGAGGGACAGTTTGGCTAAACAGATCTCTACAATGAAATGCATGGCCACCGTGAAAGATGAGCGAGGTACATCTGCACCGGCAAACATGACGGCAGTGCAAAAAGAACATGCTTACAACATAGTGGTGATGGAACATTGA
- the LOC121571128 gene encoding protein ALP1-like isoform X2, with protein MKMENAAHFQSQLTSLMNAVVTAAVVEIVRLVEDSAVVLRQQLSKSKLENEALKVENESNKKKLHIFEGKSMAAKQRSVARRHVAEADGRKYEFVHTKEDGKGEKTGVGLQSQEPAGQSQWKLLKVVTMEKDGLKVLRIKKEINDDTEHDTPSPMTYEQPCPKVDMVFDKEWSQSLWRDDRIDSKDRTEEKETPGSSMTQHQNGGLLQCSKLNPSSPILKVFCDPEQDTYPDYRLKRESLNYLFSLALTGQDRQTATFKILVFIYWLAHGTSYKTVSETFGIPLSNATSIVRDVADKLVKLSLKIVNKPSSGELALTVEGFGKLAHHPVFEKAVGAIGGCHVRVKIPGAPQPQQCPGDRPLPTINFQGVCDHTGSFIDVFAGLPGSMTDVRVLRHSPLYKCALYPPPGCFLLGNGGYPCLQTPVCLITPYSKSDQNPAHVQFNQHHAMALSSIERTFGIMKKRWHTIFLQPLELHPSFIPKVLAVCTVLHNICLRSGDVLEPVKIEDGSKVTEVLKEWLASNETSGEALRDSLAKQISTMKCMATVKDERGTSAPANMTAVQKEHAYNIVVMEH; from the exons ATGAAAATGGAGAATGCTGCCCACTTTCAAAGTCAGCTAACCTCTCTCATGAACGCGGTAGTGACGGCAGCGGTCGTGGAAATAGTCAGACTTGTAGAGGACAGTGCCGTGGTCCTTCGCCAACAGTTGTCCAAGAGTAAACTGGAGAACGAAGCATTAAAAGTCGAAAACGAATCGAATAAAAAGAAGCTGCACATTTTTGAAGGAAAGTCGATGGCGGCAAAGCAGCGTTCTGTTGCTCGTCGTCATGTAGCTGAAGCTGATGGCAGGAAAT ATGAATTTGTCCACACAAAAGAAGATGGAAAGGGAGAGAAGACAGGTGTAGGGCTGCAATCTCAGGAGCCGGCTGGCCAATCCCAG tggaaattgttaaaagttgtTACCATGGAGAAGGATGGATTAAAAGTACTTCGCATcaagaaggaaataaatgatgacaCAGAACATGACACACCATCTCCAATGACAT ATGAGCAGCCGTGTCccaaagtggacatggtgtttGATAAGGAGTGGAGCCAAAGCCTGTGGCGAGACGACAGAATAGACAGTAAAGACAGAACAGAGGAGAAAGAAACGCCAGGATCATCAATGACCCAGCATCAG AACGGAGGTCTACTTCAGTGCAGTAAGCTGAatccctcctctcccatcctcaAAGTCTTCTGTGACCCTGAACAAGACACGTATCCTGACTACCGACTAAAGAGGGAATCTCTGAATTATCTGTTCTCCTTGGCCCTGACTGGTCAAGACAGACAGACGGCAACGTTCAAGATCCTCGTCTTTATTTACTGGTTGGCCCACGGAACCTCCTATAAAACTGTCTCTGAGACTTTCGGAATCCCTCTGTCCAATGCCACCAGCATCGTCCGCGATGTTGCGGACAAACTGGTCAAGCTCTCCCTGAAGATTGTGAACAAGCCCTCTTCAGGCGAGCTGGCCCTCACGGTGGAAGGGTTCGGCAAGCTGGCCCATCACCCGGTGTTTGAGAAAGCTGTGGGGGCCATAGGTGGGTGCCACGTCAGGGTCAAGATCCCCGGTGCACCGCAACCCCAACAATGTCCAGGTGACCGGCCCCTCCCCACCATCAACTTCCAAGGGGTCTGCGACCACACGGGCAGCTTCATCGACGTCTTCGCAGGGCTGCCTGGGTCTATGACCGACGTGAGGGTCCTGAGGCACAGTCCCCTTTACAAATGTGCCCTCTACCCTCCACCTGGATGCTTCCTCCTGGGCAACGGTGGGTACCCTTGCCTACAGACGCCCGTGTGCCTCATCACACCCTATTCAAAGTCTGACCAGAACCCGGCGCACGTCCAGTTCAACCAGCACCACGCCATGGCTCTCTCCTCCATCGAGAGGACCTTTGGAATCATGAAGAAGCGCTGGCACACTATCTTCCTGCAGCCTCTTGAGCTCCACCCGAGCTTCATCCCCAAAGTGCTAGCGGTGTGCACCGTGCTGCATAACATCTGCCTCAGGTCGGGAGACGTGCTGGAGCCAGTGAAGATTGAGGACGGAAGCAAGGTGACAGAGGTTCTGAAGGAGTGGCTAGCATCCAATGAGACCAGCGGAGAGGCGTTGAGGGACAGTTTGGCTAAACAGATCTCTACAATGAAATGCATGGCCACCGTGAAAGATGAGCGAGGTACATCTGCACCGGCAAACATGACGGCAGTGCAAAAAGAACATGCTTACAACATAGTGGTGATGGAACATTGA
- the LOC121571128 gene encoding protein ALP1-like isoform X3 yields MEKDGLKVLRIKKEINDDTEHDTPSPMTYEQPCPKVDMVFDKEWSQSLWRDDRIDSKDRTEEKETPGSSMTQHQNGGLLQCSKLNPSSPILKVFCDPEQDTYPDYRLKRESLNYLFSLALTGQDRQTATFKILVFIYWLAHGTSYKTVSETFGIPLSNATSIVRDVADKLVKLSLKIVNKPSSGELALTVEGFGKLAHHPVFEKAVGAIGGCHVRVKIPGAPQPQQCPGDRPLPTINFQGVCDHTGSFIDVFAGLPGSMTDVRVLRHSPLYKCALYPPPGCFLLGNGGYPCLQTPVCLITPYSKSDQNPAHVQFNQHHAMALSSIERTFGIMKKRWHTIFLQPLELHPSFIPKVLAVCTVLHNICLRSGDVLEPVKIEDGSKVTEVLKEWLASNETSGEALRDSLAKQISTMKCMATVKDERGTSAPANMTAVQKEHAYNIVVMEH; encoded by the exons ATGGAGAAGGATGGATTAAAAGTACTTCGCATcaagaaggaaataaatgatgacaCAGAACATGACACACCATCTCCAATGACAT ATGAGCAGCCGTGTCccaaagtggacatggtgtttGATAAGGAGTGGAGCCAAAGCCTGTGGCGAGACGACAGAATAGACAGTAAAGACAGAACAGAGGAGAAAGAAACGCCAGGATCATCAATGACCCAGCATCAG AACGGAGGTCTACTTCAGTGCAGTAAGCTGAatccctcctctcccatcctcaAAGTCTTCTGTGACCCTGAACAAGACACGTATCCTGACTACCGACTAAAGAGGGAATCTCTGAATTATCTGTTCTCCTTGGCCCTGACTGGTCAAGACAGACAGACGGCAACGTTCAAGATCCTCGTCTTTATTTACTGGTTGGCCCACGGAACCTCCTATAAAACTGTCTCTGAGACTTTCGGAATCCCTCTGTCCAATGCCACCAGCATCGTCCGCGATGTTGCGGACAAACTGGTCAAGCTCTCCCTGAAGATTGTGAACAAGCCCTCTTCAGGCGAGCTGGCCCTCACGGTGGAAGGGTTCGGCAAGCTGGCCCATCACCCGGTGTTTGAGAAAGCTGTGGGGGCCATAGGTGGGTGCCACGTCAGGGTCAAGATCCCCGGTGCACCGCAACCCCAACAATGTCCAGGTGACCGGCCCCTCCCCACCATCAACTTCCAAGGGGTCTGCGACCACACGGGCAGCTTCATCGACGTCTTCGCAGGGCTGCCTGGGTCTATGACCGACGTGAGGGTCCTGAGGCACAGTCCCCTTTACAAATGTGCCCTCTACCCTCCACCTGGATGCTTCCTCCTGGGCAACGGTGGGTACCCTTGCCTACAGACGCCCGTGTGCCTCATCACACCCTATTCAAAGTCTGACCAGAACCCGGCGCACGTCCAGTTCAACCAGCACCACGCCATGGCTCTCTCCTCCATCGAGAGGACCTTTGGAATCATGAAGAAGCGCTGGCACACTATCTTCCTGCAGCCTCTTGAGCTCCACCCGAGCTTCATCCCCAAAGTGCTAGCGGTGTGCACCGTGCTGCATAACATCTGCCTCAGGTCGGGAGACGTGCTGGAGCCAGTGAAGATTGAGGACGGAAGCAAGGTGACAGAGGTTCTGAAGGAGTGGCTAGCATCCAATGAGACCAGCGGAGAGGCGTTGAGGGACAGTTTGGCTAAACAGATCTCTACAATGAAATGCATGGCCACCGTGAAAGATGAGCGAGGTACATCTGCACCGGCAAACATGACGGCAGTGCAAAAAGAACATGCTTACAACATAGTGGTGATGGAACATTGA
- the LOC121571130 gene encoding uncharacterized protein LOC121571130 yields MSDGEQVPLDGNADGDNQQQVKIANEDQGQVGVIMAMLGTITEFVEENKDWTEYVERLGHFFLANGIRDEAKQRSILLSDSMCGAKTYKLMRNLATPRRPGEIPFGDLVALVQTHHNPKPSVIVQRFKFNCHFRKTGQSVANFVAELREFSEHCEFRAMLEDMLRDRLVCGINEDSIQRRLLGEATLTFKRALELSQGMEMAASNVKNIQKANSGSCAVHQVTKGGRKKEKSSGMFQMWGNTLC; encoded by the coding sequence atgaGCGACGGAGAGCAGGTGCCGCTGGACGGAAACGCCGACGGGGACAATCAGCAGCAAGTGAAAATCGCTAACGAGGATCAAGGACAAGTTGGCGTTATAATGGCTATGTTGGGGACTATCACTGAGTTTGTGGAAGAGAACAAGGACTGGACGGAATATGTGGAAAGGTTGGGACACTTTTTCTTGGCAAATGGAATCAGAGATGAGGCTAAACAACGCTCTATTCTCTTGAGTGATTCCATGTGTGGGGCTAAAACCTACAAGTTAATGAGGAATTTGGCTACACCACGGAGACCTGGAGAAATTCCTTTTGGGGATCTAGTTGCTCTCGTTCAGACTCACCACAATCCAAAGCCTTCAGTGATTGTCCAGAGGTTCAAGTTTAACTGCCATTTTCGGAAAACAGGTCAGTCTGTTGCTAACTTTGTTGCTGAGTTACGTGAATTCTCTGAACATTGTGAGTTTAGGGCTATGTTAGAGGACATGCTCCGTGACAGATTAGTCTGTGGCATTAATGAGGACAGCATACAGCGCCGGTTGCTGGGGGAAGCCACACTGACTTTCAAGAGAGCATTGGAACTATCTCAAGGGATGGAGATGGCCGCTAGTAATGTGAAAAATATTCAAAAGGCCAACAGTGGAAGTTGTGCAGTGCATCAGGTGACAAAAGGTGGCAGGAAAAAGGAGAAAAGCAGTGGAATGTTTCAGATGTGGGGGAACACATTATGCTAA